A window from Esox lucius isolate fEsoLuc1 chromosome 16, fEsoLuc1.pri, whole genome shotgun sequence encodes these proteins:
- the flacc1 gene encoding flagellum-associated coiled-coil domain-containing protein 1 produces MQEQMGKLTALLKDERRSHHQSCRALLEEAEWRAERVKQQQQLEMEQLMQAHRSEISALVDFHTKTLERERGCAEERCALLEKDYDFLKSSFRTYKDNIFEEMCNSWLRKENHWKEEQERILTDQLMHLSEKLNKSKQEKENQREAFKTQMADLQARFEAEKEVLAAELTDKDVTIHLLKTALQQTQPQLDTVTSHLPDFVKNTRHLRSRRMSHNIPEPTVP; encoded by the exons ATGCAGGAACAGATGGGGAAGCTGACTGCCCTCCTGAAAGATGAACGGCGGTCCCACCACCAAAGCTGCCGTGCG CTGTTGGAAGAAGCAGAGTGGAGAGCTGAAAGAGTCAAGCAGCAGCAACAGCTGGAGATGGA GCAGCTGATGCAGGCCCACAGATCTGAGATCAGTGCTTTAGTGGACTTCCACACCAAGACTCTGGAGAGGGAAAGGGGCTGTGCAGAGGAGAGATGTG CCCTGCTTGAGAAAGATTACGACTTCCTCAAAAGTTCCTTCCGAACATACAAG GACAATATCTTTGAGGAGATGTGTAACAGCTGGCTAAGGAAGGAAAACCACTGGaaagaggagcaggagaggaTTCTCACAGACCAACTAATGCATT TAAGTGAGAAGTTGAACAAAAGTAAGCAAGAAAAGGAAAACCAAAGGGAAGCATTCAAAACGCAGATGGCAGACCTCCAGGCCAGGTttgaggcagagaaagag GTGTTAGCTGCTGAACTGACAGATAAGGATGTGACCATACATTTGCTGAAAACCGCCCTTCAGCAAACACAGCCGCAACTGGACACTGTG ACCAGCCATCTGCCAGACTTTGTGAAGAACACACGCCACCTCAGGTCAAGACGTATGTCACACAATATACCAGAACCAACAGTGCCATAG
- the prkra gene encoding interferon-inducible double-stranded RNA-dependent protein kinase activator A homolog: protein MSQDGFQSTQIRTTHNNNTSLSIQQTQTPCPGKTPIQVLHEYGTKIGNLPVYVMEKAEGEAHQPSFIFNVTIGDVSCTGQGSSKKAAKHQAAESALNLLEIDIGKPLHIKTESNGLPPEHNDQPNSVGILQELALQRGWRLPEYTVLMEAGPPHKREFTVTCRMESLTETATGNSKKVAKKAAAEKMVAKLQSLSGCPEITWSPKPSVRLENLRNSSAEKMSLLRRNPLSIPNTDYIQMMLELSNEQGFEVTYFDIDELTVNGQYQCLAELSTSPVTVCHGTGISCSNAHNDAAHSALQYIKIMASIK from the exons ATGTCTCAAGACGGATTTCAGTCTACACAAATAAGGACTACGCACAACAACAACACGAG CTTGAGTATTCAACAAACTCAAACACCTTGTCCGGGTAAAACACCCATACAAGTTCTACATGAATACGGAACCAAAATTGGTAACCTTCCCGTGTATGTTATGGAAAAAGCTGAAGGGGAGGCGCATCAACCCAGCTTCATTTTTAACGTGACGATAGGAGATGTGTCCTGCACAg GTCAAGGATCCAGTAAAAAAGCAGCCAAACACCAGGCTGCTGAGTCTGCCCTGAACCTTCTAGAAATAGACATTGGGAAACC CCTCCACATAAAAACGGAGAGTAATGGCCTCCCTCCAGAGCACAACGACCAACCCAACTCAGTGGGAATACTGCAG GAGCTGGCCCTCCAGCGGGGATGGCGTCTCCCTGAATACACTGTCCTCATGGAGGCAGGCCCACCTCACAAGAGAGAGTTCACTGTTACCTGCAGAATGGAGTCTCTAACAGAGACCG CAACAGGAAATTCCAAGAAGGTGGCCAAAAAAGCAGCCGCAGAGAAGATGGTGGCAAAACTTCAAAGTCTTTCCGGCTGTCCTGAAATCACATGG AGCCCAAAGCCTAGTGTGCGATTGGAGAACTTGCGTAATTCATCGGCAGAGAAGATGTCTCTACTGAGAAGAAACCCGCTGAGCATTCCCAACACAGACTACATCCAGATGATGTTGGAGCTCTCCAATGAGCAGGGCTTCGAAGTCACATACTTTGACATTG ATGAGCTGACAGTGAACGGGCAGTACCAGTGCCTGGCAGAGCTGTCCACCTCGCCCGTCACTGTGTGTCACGGCACGGGCATCTCCTGCAGCAACGCGCACAATGACGCGGCCCACAGCGCTCTGCAGTACATCAAGATCATGGCCTCCATCAAATGA